A genomic region of Rhodobacter capsulatus SB 1003 contains the following coding sequences:
- a CDS encoding NnrS family protein translates to MTALKRLFSEGFRLFFLLSAVWGTVAMLVWGLWLAVHAFGGMMELPADMVPQWWHGHEMIFGFGAAATAGFLLTAVPNWTGAAPAGPRFLILAGGLWLAGRVGMWLWGALPAPLAAGLALAFLPVLTGRIWLMLRAAPKPANLLVLGVVALIWGAQLRVLLDLLGWPMGDAVAGLHGALATLIALIVIIGGRITPAFTRNALARRAMLAGAAPDLGKPRAPGLPVSFAPADRLAVGAAIAAALAITLGLPDPVIGTAELTLGAAQLIRIARWQGWAVRGEPILAVLHAAMALVGFGALLQGLAAFGIGSQIGALHFSAIGGIGTMVSAVMSRATLGHTGRPLVAPFPVALAYALIPLAALLRWAAAVGPLALYTPGTILAATLWALAFMLILIALAPLLLGPRPHS, encoded by the coding sequence ATGACCGCCCTCAAACGCCTTTTTTCCGAAGGCTTCCGTCTGTTTTTCCTGCTCTCTGCCGTCTGGGGCACGGTGGCGATGCTGGTCTGGGGGCTGTGGCTTGCGGTGCACGCGTTTGGCGGCATGATGGAGCTGCCCGCCGATATGGTGCCGCAATGGTGGCATGGCCACGAGATGATCTTCGGTTTCGGCGCGGCGGCGACGGCGGGGTTCCTGCTGACGGCGGTGCCGAACTGGACCGGCGCCGCCCCGGCCGGGCCGCGGTTCCTGATCCTGGCCGGGGGGCTGTGGCTGGCCGGACGGGTCGGGATGTGGCTTTGGGGGGCGCTGCCCGCGCCGCTGGCCGCCGGGCTTGCGCTGGCTTTCCTGCCGGTCCTGACCGGGCGGATCTGGCTGATGCTGCGGGCGGCGCCGAAACCGGCCAATCTGCTGGTGCTGGGCGTCGTGGCGCTGATCTGGGGGGCGCAGCTGCGGGTGCTGCTGGATCTGCTCGGCTGGCCGATGGGCGATGCCGTCGCGGGGCTGCACGGGGCGCTGGCAACGCTGATCGCGCTGATCGTCATCATCGGCGGGCGGATCACCCCGGCCTTCACCCGCAACGCGCTGGCGCGCCGGGCGATGCTGGCGGGCGCGGCCCCGGATCTGGGCAAGCCCCGGGCCCCGGGCCTGCCGGTCAGCTTCGCACCGGCCGACAGGCTGGCCGTCGGTGCCGCGATCGCCGCCGCGCTGGCGATCACCCTTGGCCTGCCGGATCCGGTGATCGGCACGGCGGAACTGACCCTTGGCGCGGCCCAGCTGATCCGCATCGCGCGCTGGCAGGGCTGGGCGGTGCGGGGGGAGCCGATCCTGGCCGTCCTGCATGCGGCGATGGCGCTGGTGGGCTTCGGCGCGCTCTTGCAGGGGCTGGCCGCCTTCGGCATCGGATCTCAGATCGGCGCGCTGCATTTTTCCGCCATCGGCGGCATCGGCACGATGGTCAGCGCGGTGATGAGCCGCGCCACGCTCGGCCATACCGGCCGCCCGCTGGTCGCCCCCTTCCCCGTCGCGCTGGCCTATGCGCTGATCCCGCTGGCCGCGCTGCTTCGCTGGGCCGCCGCCGTCGGGCCGCTGGCGCTTTACACTCCCGGCACGATCCTTGCGGCGACGCTTTGGGCGCTGGCCTTCATGCTGATCCTGATCGCGCTTGCGCCCCTGCTGCTGGGTCCGCGCCCGCATTCCTGA
- a CDS encoding TAXI family TRAP transporter solute-binding subunit — MKFVSFKSLAGAALAVGLMAQGVVAQDLQFFRIGTGGTAGTYYPIGGLIANAISNPPGSRACADGGSCGVPGLIATAVASNGSVGNVNSINGGTLEAGFSQSDVAFWAQTGTGIWEGQPPVEKLRLIATLYPESIHLVATKASGITSVADLKGKRVSLDEPGSGTLVDAKIILGAFGLTEADITPEYLKPDQASDRMRDGAMDAFFFVGGYPAGAIAELSSQHEVVMVPITGPEVDALRAEYKFFANDVVPAGTYKGQDAEVPTLSVGAQLVTSADLSEELVYGITKAMFNETTQKLFANGHSKGKFITLENAVQGAGIPFHPGAEKFYREVGAIK; from the coding sequence ATGAAATTCGTTTCTTTCAAATCCCTTGCGGGAGCCGCGCTTGCGGTCGGCCTGATGGCGCAGGGCGTTGTGGCGCAAGACCTGCAGTTTTTCAGGATCGGAACCGGAGGCACGGCCGGGACCTACTATCCGATCGGCGGCCTGATCGCGAACGCGATTTCCAATCCGCCGGGATCGCGCGCCTGCGCGGATGGCGGGTCTTGCGGCGTGCCCGGGCTGATCGCCACTGCCGTGGCCTCGAACGGGTCGGTCGGCAACGTGAATTCGATCAACGGCGGCACGCTTGAGGCAGGCTTCAGCCAGTCCGACGTCGCCTTCTGGGCGCAGACCGGAACCGGCATCTGGGAAGGTCAGCCGCCGGTCGAAAAGCTGCGGCTGATCGCGACCCTTTACCCCGAAAGCATCCATCTTGTCGCCACCAAGGCGTCGGGCATCACCTCTGTTGCCGATCTCAAGGGCAAGCGGGTGTCGCTTGACGAGCCGGGATCGGGCACGCTGGTCGATGCCAAGATCATTCTGGGCGCCTTCGGCCTGACCGAAGCCGACATCACGCCGGAATATCTGAAACCCGATCAGGCCTCGGACCGGATGCGCGACGGGGCGATGGACGCGTTCTTCTTCGTGGGCGGTTATCCGGCCGGTGCGATCGCCGAACTGTCCAGCCAGCATGAGGTGGTGATGGTTCCGATCACCGGCCCCGAGGTCGATGCGCTGCGCGCCGAATACAAGTTCTTCGCCAATGACGTGGTTCCGGCGGGCACCTACAAGGGCCAGGACGCCGAAGTGCCCACCCTGTCGGTGGGCGCGCAGCTGGTGACCTCGGCCGATCTCTCCGAAGAGCTGGTCTACGGCATCACCAAGGCGATGTTCAACGAGACCACCCAGAAGCTGTTTGCCAACGGACATTCCAAGGGCAAGTTCATCACGCTGGAAAATGCGGTGCAGGGCGCGGGTATCCCGTTCCATCCGGGCGCCGAAAAGTTCTATAGGGAAGTCGGCGCGATCAAGTGA
- a CDS encoding type II toxin-antitoxin system Phd/YefM family antitoxin, translating to MWTVQDAKNKFSAVVEAALAGQPQEVSRRGKPAVVVVSVEEYRRLLAGAVKARESFADHLMAFPGGDVPRATVAPRNVDF from the coding sequence ATGTGGACCGTTCAGGATGCCAAGAACAAGTTCAGCGCGGTGGTCGAAGCTGCGCTTGCGGGTCAGCCGCAAGAGGTGAGCCGTAGAGGCAAGCCCGCGGTGGTGGTTGTTTCCGTAGAGGAGTATCGACGACTTCTGGCCGGGGCGGTGAAAGCGCGCGAAAGCTTTGCGGATCATCTGATGGCGTTTCCCGGGGGCGATGTGCCCCGGGCCACTGTTGCCCCGCGCAATGTGGACTTCTGA
- a CDS encoding PepSY-associated TM helix domain-containing protein has product MTDLPPGATPPEAQPRLNSFYFTAWRWHFYAGLYVVPFLLMLAVTGALMVWFTAIDSEYGDRIAIAPAAQALGVGAQIAAAEAAHPGSRADKYISPRDDRTPAIVRVEDGETARMLAVDPYSGAVVSDRPEAGTWNDWLTNLHGELLWGGNGGPGDTLVEIAASLAVMMLASGLYLAWPRQGKGWRAVLVPDLAARGRSFWKSLHVTTGVWVALFLAFFLLTGMSWTGVWGGRIVQPWSSFPAAKWDAVPLSDATHAAMNHTAQEEVPWVLELVQLPASGSQAGVQLLPPGTPVTFETVMAGARALGFDARVQVSAPADATGVWTLSRDSQSYDSPTPTSDRTVHLDQYTGKVLADVRFADYPLMGKMMAVGIALHEGQLGWWSVALNLLICAGLVLSCVAGVVLWWKRRPVAAGRLAAPPRGPQARLWTGGLVVAVLVGLAFPLGGAAILAVLALDALLLRHVPALKRVLS; this is encoded by the coding sequence ATGACCGATCTACCGCCGGGGGCCACGCCCCCCGAGGCGCAGCCGCGCCTGAACAGCTTTTACTTCACCGCCTGGCGCTGGCATTTCTACGCCGGGCTTTACGTCGTTCCCTTCCTGCTGATGCTGGCCGTCACCGGGGCGCTGATGGTGTGGTTCACCGCCATCGATTCGGAATATGGCGACCGCATCGCCATCGCCCCCGCGGCGCAGGCCTTGGGCGTCGGCGCGCAGATCGCCGCCGCCGAGGCTGCGCATCCGGGCAGCCGGGCCGACAAATACATCTCCCCGCGCGACGACCGGACCCCGGCGATCGTGCGGGTAGAGGACGGCGAGACGGCGCGGATGCTGGCCGTCGATCCCTATTCGGGCGCGGTCGTTTCCGATCGTCCCGAGGCGGGCACCTGGAACGACTGGCTGACCAACCTGCATGGCGAGCTGCTCTGGGGCGGCAATGGCGGGCCGGGGGATACGCTGGTGGAAATCGCCGCCAGCCTTGCGGTGATGATGCTGGCCAGCGGGCTTTATCTGGCCTGGCCGCGGCAGGGCAAAGGCTGGCGCGCGGTGCTGGTGCCCGATCTGGCCGCGCGGGGGCGCAGCTTCTGGAAGTCGCTGCATGTGACGACCGGGGTCTGGGTCGCGCTGTTCCTTGCGTTTTTCCTGCTCACCGGCATGAGCTGGACCGGCGTCTGGGGCGGCAGGATCGTGCAGCCCTGGTCCAGCTTTCCGGCCGCGAAATGGGATGCGGTGCCGCTTTCGGACGCAACCCATGCCGCGATGAACCATACCGCGCAGGAAGAGGTGCCCTGGGTGCTGGAACTGGTGCAGCTGCCCGCCTCGGGCTCGCAGGCGGGGGTGCAACTGCTGCCGCCGGGGACGCCCGTCACCTTCGAGACGGTGATGGCGGGGGCCCGGGCGCTTGGCTTTGACGCGCGGGTGCAGGTTTCGGCGCCCGCCGATGCGACCGGGGTCTGGACGCTGTCGCGCGATTCGCAAAGCTATGACAGCCCGACCCCGACCAGCGACCGCACCGTGCATCTTGACCAGTATACCGGCAAGGTGCTGGCCGATGTCCGCTTTGCCGATTACCCGCTGATGGGCAAGATGATGGCGGTGGGGATCGCCCTGCACGAGGGGCAGCTGGGCTGGTGGAGCGTCGCGCTGAACCTGCTGATCTGCGCCGGTCTGGTGCTGTCCTGCGTCGCGGGCGTGGTGCTGTGGTGGAAGCGTCGTCCGGTTGCGGCCGGGCGTCTGGCCGCGCCGCCGCGCGGGCCGCAGGCGCGGCTCTGGACTGGCGGGCTTGTCGTCGCGGTGCTGGTCGGGCTGGCCTTTCCGCTGGGCGGGGCGGCGATCCTTGCGGTGCTGGCGCTCGATGCGCTGCTGCTGCGCCACGTTCCGGCGCTGAAACGGGTCCTGTCCTGA
- a CDS encoding ABC transporter permease → MTAILALAKAEFRIAARNRWLAIAAVLMVIFALILTAAGSGPTGSLGVDRLSVTVASLTSLSVYLVPLIALLLSFDAVAGEAERGTLSLILTYPVGRGRILAGKAAAHLAILMLALVAGYGAAGVAAVLLDPASVAGLGALLRLIWTSVALGATFLGLGYAISARARRPSGAAGLAIGLWLLVVVLYDLALLAAVVADNGGFFTRQVFPLTLLANPADAFRLYNLAASQATAVAAGVAAAAQAVPVWQSAASVLLWPLVSGGLALLSFKKVVP, encoded by the coding sequence ATGACGGCGATCCTTGCGCTGGCGAAAGCCGAATTCCGCATCGCCGCGCGCAACCGCTGGCTGGCGATTGCCGCCGTGCTGATGGTGATCTTCGCGCTGATCCTGACCGCGGCGGGCTCTGGCCCCACCGGCAGTCTGGGCGTGGACCGGCTGTCGGTGACGGTGGCCAGCCTGACCAGCCTCTCGGTCTATCTGGTGCCGCTGATCGCGCTGTTGCTGTCCTTCGACGCGGTGGCGGGCGAGGCCGAACGCGGCACGCTCTCGCTCATCCTGACCTATCCGGTCGGGCGCGGGCGGATCCTGGCGGGCAAGGCGGCGGCGCATCTGGCGATCCTGATGCTGGCGCTGGTGGCGGGCTATGGCGCGGCGGGGGTGGCGGCCGTGCTGCTCGATCCGGCCTCGGTCGCGGGGCTTGGCGCGCTGTTGCGGCTAATCTGGACCTCGGTCGCGCTTGGCGCCACTTTCCTTGGGCTGGGCTATGCGATCTCGGCGCGGGCCAGGCGGCCCTCGGGGGCGGCGGGCCTGGCGATCGGGCTCTGGCTTCTGGTCGTCGTGCTTTATGATCTGGCGCTTCTGGCCGCGGTGGTGGCAGACAATGGCGGCTTTTTCACCAGACAGGTCTTTCCGCTGACGCTGCTGGCCAATCCGGCCGATGCGTTCCGGCTTTACAACCTGGCCGCCTCGCAGGCGACGGCGGTCGCCGCCGGGGTCGCTGCCGCCGCGCAGGCGGTGCCGGTCTGGCAATCGGCGGCCTCCGTCCTTCTGTGGCCCCTCGTCTCGGGCGGGCTTGCCCTTCTCTCGTTCAAAAAGGTCGTGCCATGA
- a CDS encoding TRAP transporter permease, with translation MSDGKRAMTAAELAAIEEQFDPEARFRTVTRPVATLAGVILFALACYHYYTSGFGIPRATTHRGIHMGVSLLLIFLSFAALSSRRHRTHGFAVLGLPVTDWLFGIGALVSALYVPWIYDQLAFRIGNPLQIDVAMGTILLVTLLEAVRRSMGWPLPLIALMFIGYAYFGQSMPGIFVHPGADWSGIVNHLYLSSQGVYGTALGVIATYVFHFVLFGAMAQRIGLGQLFIDLATALTGRFSGGPAKVSVVSSALLGSISGSSIANTVTTGALTIPAMIKIGFRRHFAAAVEAAASTGGQITPPVMGAVAFLMVEYLGIPLRTILIAAIVPAFMHFFGVLVQVHLEARRLGIRGLRKEELPNAMRVLREGWLSILPLILLVYMLMSGRTPFLAAFWAITACIVIYAIQRVMAAGLAKGIREFAAGIYESFISGAKGALAVTAAAALVGVVIGVVTLTGIGFKIAFMLTSVAQGWAESTHAFLAFLPIELFSMSTLALLFTLMMTAVVCILMGCGIPTTANYIIMVAVAAPVLSMMNVEPLVAHFFVFYFGVLADVTPPVAMAAYAAAGIAGANAFKAGNTAFRLSMGKALVPFMFVFSPSLLLVTADFSWGSFALAFSGAVLGIIALSAAITNWLLRPLLLIERVALPIAALLMIAPEIISTVIGAAILAAVTLRQWLADRPRSPAVP, from the coding sequence ATGAGTGACGGCAAACGCGCGATGACCGCAGCGGAGCTTGCAGCGATCGAAGAACAGTTCGATCCCGAAGCGCGCTTTCGCACCGTCACGCGGCCCGTGGCCACTCTGGCGGGGGTGATCCTCTTCGCGCTGGCCTGCTATCACTACTATACCTCCGGTTTCGGCATTCCGCGCGCCACCACCCATCGCGGCATCCACATGGGGGTGTCGCTGCTGCTGATCTTCCTCAGCTTTGCCGCGCTGTCCTCTCGGCGCCACAGGACGCATGGTTTTGCCGTGCTTGGCCTGCCGGTCACGGACTGGCTTTTCGGCATCGGGGCACTGGTCAGCGCGCTTTATGTGCCGTGGATCTATGATCAGCTTGCCTTCCGCATCGGCAATCCGCTGCAGATCGACGTGGCGATGGGGACGATCCTTCTGGTGACCCTGCTTGAGGCCGTGCGCCGGTCGATGGGCTGGCCCTTGCCCCTCATCGCGCTGATGTTCATCGGATATGCCTATTTCGGCCAGTCGATGCCGGGGATCTTCGTGCATCCCGGAGCGGACTGGTCGGGGATCGTCAACCACCTTTACCTGTCGTCGCAGGGTGTCTACGGCACCGCGCTGGGTGTCATCGCGACCTATGTGTTCCATTTCGTGCTGTTCGGGGCGATGGCGCAGCGTATCGGGCTGGGTCAGTTGTTCATTGACCTGGCGACGGCGCTGACCGGGCGCTTTTCCGGCGGTCCGGCGAAAGTGTCGGTCGTGTCCTCGGCGCTTCTGGGCTCGATCTCGGGCTCGTCCATCGCCAATACGGTGACCACCGGCGCGCTGACCATTCCCGCGATGATCAAGATCGGCTTCCGGCGTCATTTCGCGGCGGCGGTCGAGGCGGCCGCCTCCACCGGCGGTCAGATCACCCCGCCGGTGATGGGGGCGGTGGCGTTCCTGATGGTCGAATATCTGGGCATCCCGCTGCGCACCATCCTGATTGCGGCCATCGTGCCCGCCTTCATGCACTTTTTCGGGGTGCTGGTGCAGGTGCATCTGGAGGCCCGGCGACTGGGCATCCGCGGCCTGCGCAAGGAAGAATTGCCCAATGCGATGCGGGTGCTGCGCGAGGGCTGGCTGTCGATTCTGCCGCTGATCCTGCTGGTTTACATGCTGATGTCGGGGCGCACGCCGTTTCTGGCCGCCTTCTGGGCGATCACCGCCTGTATCGTGATCTATGCCATTCAGCGGGTGATGGCGGCGGGGCTGGCCAAGGGCATCCGCGAGTTCGCCGCGGGCATCTACGAGAGCTTCATCTCGGGCGCCAAGGGCGCGCTTGCCGTGACGGCGGCTGCGGCGCTGGTGGGGGTTGTCATCGGGGTTGTCACGCTGACGGGCATCGGCTTCAAGATCGCGTTCATGCTGACCAGCGTGGCCCAGGGTTGGGCGGAAAGCACCCATGCTTTCCTCGCCTTCCTGCCGATCGAACTGTTCAGCATGTCCACGCTCGCACTCTTGTTCACGCTGATGATGACGGCGGTGGTGTGCATCTTGATGGGCTGCGGGATTCCGACGACGGCAAACTACATCATCATGGTCGCCGTGGCGGCCCCGGTCCTGTCGATGATGAATGTCGAGCCGCTCGTGGCGCATTTCTTCGTGTTCTACTTTGGCGTGCTGGCGGATGTGACGCCCCCGGTGGCGATGGCCGCCTATGCCGCCGCGGGGATCGCCGGGGCCAATGCGTTCAAGGCCGGCAACACCGCGTTCCGCCTTTCGATGGGCAAGGCGCTGGTGCCGTTCATGTTCGTGTTCTCGCCGTCCTTGCTGCTGGTGACGGCAGATTTCAGCTGGGGATCGTTCGCGCTGGCGTTCAGCGGGGCCGTGCTTGGCATCATCGCGCTGTCGGCGGCCATCACCAACTGGCTGCTGCGCCCGCTGCTGCTGATCGAACGGGTGGCTCTGCCGATTGCGGCGCTGCTGATGATCGCGCCCGAGATCATCTCCACCGTGATCGGGGCGGCCATCCTGGCGGCGGTGACCCTGCGTCAATGGCTTGCGGACCGCCCCCGATCGCCCGCCGTCCCCTGA
- a CDS encoding helix-turn-helix domain-containing protein, with translation MSSAARSRVSDFADVAKPASAPCPDHRRGPGAAVSGRIEPARSLPGEGETTRITLPGVGAATRIDLLRLGPGISVALSQFAPGRGREDVILWPAGRLLIAFNLLGIMTIRDAAGRDHDICNGEGWVLRTNSEALTRVLHPGQGCSNLVIVIEAEAVTERLCRVIAQELPDPGMVRRFRLSRPARGLPERFFDGADTPAALLRKEGDCLALVGNVFEELAQQGRAGAMPEAMLLVARTEALLRDRLAETFSLDDLAQDLGLSHVTLNRCFRRETGTTVFERLRELRLERAAELIGHQGRSLTEIAYDCGFSSPSHLSTAFRKRFGMTARSWRRHGSQRN, from the coding sequence TTGTCATCGGCTGCCCGCAGCCGGGTTTCTGATTTTGCGGATGTCGCCAAACCCGCATCGGCCCCCTGTCCGGATCATCGCCGGGGACCGGGCGCGGCTGTTTCCGGCCGGATCGAACCGGCCCGCTCGCTTCCGGGAGAGGGCGAGACCACACGGATCACCCTGCCCGGGGTCGGCGCTGCAACGCGGATCGATCTGCTGCGGCTCGGGCCGGGGATCTCGGTCGCGCTGAGCCAATTCGCCCCCGGCCGGGGACGAGAGGATGTCATCCTTTGGCCCGCCGGTCGGTTGCTGATCGCCTTCAACCTCTTGGGGATCATGACGATCCGGGACGCCGCGGGGCGTGATCACGACATCTGCAACGGCGAGGGATGGGTGCTGCGCACCAACTCCGAAGCCCTGACGCGTGTGTTGCATCCCGGGCAGGGCTGTTCCAATCTGGTCATCGTGATCGAGGCCGAAGCGGTCACGGAACGGCTGTGCCGGGTGATCGCGCAGGAATTGCCCGACCCGGGGATGGTGCGCAGGTTTCGGCTGTCGCGTCCGGCGCGCGGGCTGCCGGAACGCTTTTTTGATGGCGCCGACACCCCGGCGGCGCTGCTGCGCAAGGAGGGAGATTGCCTCGCCCTCGTCGGCAATGTCTTCGAGGAACTGGCGCAGCAGGGCCGTGCGGGGGCCATGCCCGAGGCAATGCTGCTGGTGGCGCGCACAGAGGCGCTGCTGCGCGACCGGCTGGCCGAGACCTTCAGTCTTGACGATCTGGCGCAGGATCTGGGCCTGAGCCATGTCACGCTCAACCGCTGCTTCCGTCGCGAAACCGGCACGACCGTCTTCGAGCGCTTGCGAGAACTCCGGCTGGAGCGAGCGGCAGAACTGATCGGCCATCAAGGCCGCTCGTTGACAGAAATCGCTTATGACTGCGGCTTTTCCAGCCCCAGCCATCTGAGCACCGCCTTTCGCAAGCGCTTCGGCATGACCGCGCGCAGCTGGCGCCGCCATGGCAGCCAGCGCAACTGA
- a CDS encoding nitrous oxide reductase accessory protein NosL, protein MKRFLLAFCLLAACREEAAIPQPVSLTPEAVGYFCQMNILDHGGPKAQVHLDAHPGKPLFFSQVRDVVTYLRMPEKDGAVQASYVTDMGAGDWTKPGSLPWIAADTAVYVVGSSRLGGMDQPETVPFARTEDARAFIAQYGGQLMRLSEIPETVLAPVPPEVQAAEEADYRARMQKHDHAKMQGGM, encoded by the coding sequence ATGAAACGCTTCCTCCTTGCCTTCTGCCTGCTGGCCGCCTGCCGCGAGGAGGCCGCGATCCCGCAGCCGGTGTCGCTGACCCCCGAGGCGGTGGGCTATTTCTGCCAGATGAACATTCTCGATCACGGTGGCCCGAAGGCGCAGGTGCATCTGGATGCCCACCCCGGAAAACCCTTGTTCTTCAGTCAGGTGCGCGATGTCGTCACCTATCTGCGGATGCCCGAAAAGGATGGCGCGGTGCAGGCCAGCTATGTCACCGACATGGGCGCGGGCGATTGGACAAAGCCCGGCAGCCTGCCCTGGATCGCCGCCGATACGGCGGTTTATGTGGTCGGCAGCTCGCGGCTGGGCGGGATGGATCAGCCCGAAACCGTGCCCTTCGCCCGGACCGAGGATGCCCGGGCCTTCATCGCCCAATATGGTGGGCAGCTGATGCGGCTTTCCGAAATCCCCGAGACCGTTCTGGCCCCCGTCCCGCCCGAGGTGCAGGCGGCAGAAGAGGCCGATTACCGGGCGCGGATGCAAAAACACGACCATGCGAAGATGCAGGGGGGGATGTGA
- a CDS encoding ABC transporter ATP-binding protein, whose protein sequence is MLKLTSLTKHYQEVAALSAVSFQVAPGERVALLGHNGAGKSTLMKIVLGLIPFDGGQVSVLGAAPGSAQARAGVAYLPENVAFHPALTGEEQIRLFLSLRGEDPGQARSLLDRVGLHGAARRRIGTYSKGMRQRVGLAQALVGRPKLLILDEPTSGLDPVSRRDFYALLDELAAEGAAILLSSHALTEVEARTDRIVILSGGHLVATGTLAGLRAAADLPVTLQITPAFGQVETVALALPEAVLSGAQFHLNVAQGQKLAWLGRIAALGAAVTDLDLIPPSLEDIYSHFSRRDGQ, encoded by the coding sequence ATGCTGAAACTGACCTCGCTCACTAAGCACTATCAGGAGGTTGCGGCGCTCAGTGCCGTCAGCTTCCAGGTCGCCCCCGGCGAAAGGGTGGCGCTTTTGGGCCATAACGGCGCGGGCAAATCCACGCTGATGAAGATCGTCCTCGGCCTGATCCCGTTCGACGGCGGGCAGGTCTCGGTTCTGGGGGCGGCGCCGGGATCGGCGCAGGCGCGGGCGGGCGTGGCCTATCTGCCCGAAAACGTCGCCTTTCACCCCGCCCTGACCGGCGAGGAACAGATCCGACTTTTTCTGTCGCTGCGCGGCGAGGATCCCGGGCAGGCGCGCAGCCTGCTCGATCGGGTCGGACTGCATGGCGCGGCGCGGCGGCGGATCGGCACCTATTCCAAGGGGATGCGGCAGCGCGTCGGGCTGGCGCAGGCGCTGGTGGGGCGTCCGAAACTGCTGATCCTTGATGAACCGACCTCTGGCCTCGATCCGGTGTCGCGGCGGGATTTCTATGCGCTTTTGGACGAACTGGCGGCCGAGGGCGCGGCGATCCTGCTCTCGTCGCATGCGCTGACCGAGGTGGAGGCGCGGACCGACCGGATCGTGATCCTGTCGGGCGGGCATCTGGTGGCGACGGGCACGCTGGCCGGTCTGCGCGCCGCGGCCGATCTGCCGGTGACGCTGCAGATCACCCCGGCGTTCGGGCAGGTCGAAACCGTCGCCCTTGCCCTGCCCGAGGCGGTGCTTTCCGGCGCGCAGTTTCATCTGAACGTGGCGCAGGGGCAGAAGCTGGCCTGGCTGGGCCGGATTGCGGCTCTGGGCGCGGCGGTGACCGATCTCGACCTGATCCCGCCCTCGCTTGAAGACATCTACAGCCATTTCAGCCGGAGGGACGGGCAATGA
- a CDS encoding FAD:protein FMN transferase, translating to MTDFSRRRFLSISAGIAALAASPLAAASRVWEGIALGARARIVIDHPEAAAITAEAAAEIARLEAVFSLTRADSALSRLNAAGRLEDPPFELLECLALAGTVHAATAGLFDPTVQPLWTLYATRFGAGLAPDEAEIAAALHRVDWGSVRFDSGGIRLAPGQTLTLNGIAQGFIADKVAALLRGRGLERILIDTGEMRALGPQTDGTPWPITLAAGGQVALQDRALASSSALGTTFDSAGRVGHILHPGTGRPAPAVWKLVTITAPEAGLADALSTAACLMPRAETILQAVTRFPGARVEHLA from the coding sequence ATGACCGATTTCAGCCGCCGCCGGTTTCTGAGCATTTCCGCCGGGATCGCCGCCCTTGCCGCCAGCCCGCTCGCCGCCGCCAGCCGGGTCTGGGAGGGGATCGCCCTTGGCGCCCGCGCCCGGATCGTGATCGACCACCCCGAGGCGGCGGCGATCACCGCCGAAGCCGCCGCCGAGATCGCGCGACTGGAGGCGGTGTTTTCGCTGACCCGGGCCGACAGCGCGCTGAGCCGGCTGAATGCGGCCGGTCGGCTGGAAGATCCGCCCTTCGAGCTGCTCGAATGCCTGGCGCTGGCGGGAACGGTCCATGCTGCGACGGCGGGGCTCTTCGATCCGACGGTGCAGCCGCTCTGGACGCTGTATGCGACCCGGTTCGGCGCCGGTCTTGCCCCGGATGAGGCGGAAATCGCGGCGGCTTTGCACCGGGTTGACTGGGGTTCGGTGCGGTTCGACAGCGGCGGGATCCGGCTGGCCCCCGGACAGACGCTGACGCTGAACGGCATTGCGCAGGGTTTCATCGCCGACAAGGTGGCGGCGCTTTTGCGCGGCCGCGGGCTGGAGCGCATCCTGATCGACACCGGCGAGATGCGCGCGCTTGGCCCGCAGACCGATGGCACGCCCTGGCCGATCACCTTGGCCGCAGGCGGTCAGGTCGCCTTGCAGGATCGCGCGCTGGCCAGTTCCTCGGCGCTTGGAACGACCTTCGACAGCGCCGGGCGGGTCGGTCACATCCTGCATCCGGGGACCGGCCGCCCGGCGCCCGCGGTCTGGAAGCTGGTGACGATCACCGCGCCCGAGGCCGGTCTGGCCGATGCGCTCTCGACCGCGGCCTGTCTGATGCCGCGGGCCGAGACGATCCTGCAGGCCGTGACCCGGTTTCCGGGGGCGCGTGTAGAACATCTGGCCTGA
- a CDS encoding type II toxin-antitoxin system VapC family toxin has product MYILDTNVISAVRRPDRAPKVAAWLRGKAEQDLFLSVITLGEIERGIRLQDPRDPDFARDLRVWLDRTVLMFSDRLLPFEAEDARIWGQLSAAIGHNGADLMIAASALRHGATVVTGNVSDFAPTGAMLENPF; this is encoded by the coding sequence ATGTACATCCTTGATACGAATGTCATTTCTGCTGTGCGTCGTCCCGACCGCGCGCCGAAGGTGGCCGCCTGGCTGCGCGGAAAAGCGGAGCAGGATCTCTTTTTGAGCGTCATCACGCTGGGCGAGATCGAACGCGGCATTCGTTTGCAGGACCCGCGTGATCCCGACTTTGCGCGCGACCTTCGCGTTTGGCTGGATCGCACCGTTCTGATGTTTTCGGACCGCCTGCTTCCTTTCGAGGCGGAGGATGCGCGGATTTGGGGCCAGCTGTCCGCCGCCATCGGACATAATGGCGCGGATCTCATGATCGCCGCCTCCGCGCTGCGCCACGGCGCAACGGTCGTGACCGGGAATGTCAGCGATTTCGCCCCGACCGGAGCGATGTTGGAGAACCCATTTTAA